CTGATTGCGTGGCGTAATCTCCAGCTATTGGCATAGTTTGGTCCTGCTGCATCTCTTTTATAGGTGGGAATAAATGAATAAGGCTTTGCAGCTGCAAACTCTTTTGCAACTTTTTCTATGACTTCTTTCTTTACCTCTGATATCTTTGAGGCCCACTGAGGTGTATAATCTTTTAAGGTATCTTTAATATACTGCAAAACAGGCTTTGCCTCATATTCTCTACCATCAACTTTTATCTTATATGGACCTCCTTCCATGGCAGGTTTATGGCATGTATCTATAGGTTCAATCTTCTTGTGTATCTCACACCATGCCATCATATAACCCTCTTTTGTCTTGATTGTTAATTTTGTCTTCGTATCTACAAGAGCCGGTGCATCTGTATAGTCCTTTAAGAATTTTGTGTTGTAAAGCTTATCTTTTATTATAATGTTTATCATAGCAAGGGCAACTGCAAGGTCAGTCCCAGGTTTTATGGAATGTATCTCTGTTGCGAAGGCATCGGCAAGGGGTGTGCGTAATGGATTGAATACCACAATCTTACAACCATTCTTCTTGCCATTTTTCCAATGGACAAGCATCCCTGCCTTTCCACATTTCGATAATGAGTCAAAACCAAACCATACCTGATATTTTGCATTATCATAGTCATAACCTGCTACATGATGTGTTGGTGTATACGTGCTTGAATAATATTTGTTAGGTGGGTTTGTCAAGGTTAGACAGTTTATATAGTAATGTGTCCCAAAGCATTCTGTTCTCTGATCGCTTCTTGTTACACCCAGGCTCTTTGCAAGTTTGTTGGTGTAAGGGTCCCCAGGGCTGCACATGAGTATCTCTTCTGGTTTAAACTTCTTTAGTGACTGGATAATTTCATTGACTGCATCATCTGTCTTTACTGCAACCCAACCAGGGTCATAATCTGTGCCTTTCTTAGGGTTTGTCCTTTTCAGGGCAACCATAAGTCTATCCGGGTCATACATAGAATCTACAAAGGCAAGGCCTTTAATACAGAATTTCCCATACGAAACCGGGTCTTCTGGTCTCCCCTCAAGGGTAATAGCCCTCTCAAGATTGGTCACAGGGTCATGGGCAACTACTACATAATAGGCACAGTCTGCCTCACATGCCCTTGCGCACACCTGTGGTATCTTTTTTTTAATTTGGTATAAAGGTTTTTCTTGGGGATGTTTTCCAAAAGGCTCTTGGGCTTCAAGATTTCTGAAGGGAAATGCAGATAAGGAGGCTATTGCCCCTGAAATACCTATAACCTTCAAAAAATCCCTTCTCGTAAAATCCTTTTGTTTTTTAATCTCCTCAGCCATAGTAAACCTCCTTAGGTTAAAAAAACCCTTTTTTTAAAACTTGGATTATCTTGTTCCTGTTTTGCCAGTTTTTTGAAAGG
This is a stretch of genomic DNA from Syntrophorhabdaceae bacterium. It encodes these proteins:
- a CDS encoding molybdopterin-dependent oxidoreductase, which translates into the protein MAEEIKKQKDFTRRDFLKVIGISGAIASLSAFPFRNLEAQEPFGKHPQEKPLYQIKKKIPQVCARACEADCAYYVVVAHDPVTNLERAITLEGRPEDPVSYGKFCIKGLAFVDSMYDPDRLMVALKRTNPKKGTDYDPGWVAVKTDDAVNEIIQSLKKFKPEEILMCSPGDPYTNKLAKSLGVTRSDQRTECFGTHYYINCLTLTNPPNKYYSSTYTPTHHVAGYDYDNAKYQVWFGFDSLSKCGKAGMLVHWKNGKKNGCKIVVFNPLRTPLADAFATEIHSIKPGTDLAVALAMINIIIKDKLYNTKFLKDYTDAPALVDTKTKLTIKTKEGYMMAWCEIHKKIEPIDTCHKPAMEGGPYKIKVDGREYEAKPVLQYIKDTLKDYTPQWASKISEVKKEVIEKVAKEFAAAKPYSFIPTYKRDAAGPNYANSWRLRHAISVLNTLTGSIDHEGGVILLHDVKIPWLEELAKPVKPYPELPKEPVDFRNMFPITDEIYRNKDFSAPGHYGMVGWGLYKTQKTKAVFFRNPYRGLFAMIQPQMVEAALEKMELVVDWNLYLDDVGYWSDYVLPAPHQFEEGKFDIRLYYPKWPCYVGGSPVQKTPGDQIGWGSLALKIGMALAPEYWTIDGSGDPKKIVPLNMSDHALKNAGIASNMAEFMSKGALWINKKKYENYKTIKEIGYGRPNGRVRMFIDEFKNVGFEPAPTWLSRWQNPKGDYKFSILITRAPWLIHADPNFINNPILKKITEKNFMDCVWINPEAAKEIGVKEGDMVILENNPEFMEDLPRPVKAKVHITNRILRKDCVLLFHGIGHRAKNLKVAGNWGYRDGDLIPQKNPNIVKDFDPTGMGWVEDVYVSIKKL